Below is a genomic region from Persicimonas caeni.
GATGCCGTCGATGGACGGCTGGGAGTTGCTCGCGAGGCTCAAAGAGGAGCCGTCGCTGGCCGACATTCCGGTGATCGTGATCACGATGCTTTCGGAGCGCTCGCGCGGGTTTGCGCTGGGGGCGGATCACTATCTGGTGAAGCCGGTCGACCGAGCGGAGTTGTTGGGTGTGCTTGGGAAGGTGGATGGGGTTGGGGTTTGAGGGGGAGGAAGGGTGAGGAGGGGGAAGAAAGGAAGAAGGCGGCCCGCGGTGGTGGGGCCGCCTTTTTCGATCTGGGCATCCGAGGGGTTATTGGATGCTTACGGGCGCTTGAATGGCGGCCGGGTCGAGGCCGACAGTGGCCGTCGAGACCGCGGTGGCGGTCCATTGGTAACCCGAGAACGAGGCGTTCGTGCAGGTGCTCGAGCCCGGATCGTAGTACGAGGCGTACGGTCCGCTGGCGCTGATCACCGAGCCGGAGCCTGTCGGCGAGACGTACGAGCCTTTGGCCGGCACGTAGACGGCAGTGTCGGCGAGCAGTTGCTCGGGGGTGCCGTCGTAGGGCAGCGAGAAGATGTAGGGCGTGCCGGTGCAGCTGCTGCCGCTGTAGGTTACCGATAGTTGCTCGTTAGTGGGCACGCCGTTCCAGTCGAGGCTGACCAGGTAGCCGCCGGAGGTGCGGATATTGATGCCCCAGGGGCCGACGCTGAGCACGTCGCCGAGCGTGGTGCCGTTGGCGTCGACCAGCGTCGAGCTGGAGCCACTGGCGCCGTTGCACACGTACTCGGTGTGGCTGACCTCGCCTGTGTCGAGCACGCCGTCTCCGTCGGCGTCGGTGCCGCTCTCGATCTTGACGCCGCCGTCGGGGCAGGTCGCGCCGGCTGCGCTCTGCTGGACCAGCGCGTCAGCGCCGTCTTGGCCGTTGGTGCCGTCCGCACCGTCTTGGCCGTTGGTGCCGTCCTGGCCGTCTTGACCGTCGACGCCGTTGCAGACGTACTCGGTCTGGTCGATCTCGTCGGCCTGCAGCACGCCGTCGCGCGCGGTGCCGCCGCCGTCGCCGTTGTCGAGGCCGCTGTCGACCTTGGTGCCGCCGTTCGCGCAGTTGGCTCCGGCTGCCTCGACCGAGGTCGACACGAGAGCGTCGAAGCCGTCGGCGCCGTTCGCGCCGTCCTGGCCGGCCTGCCCGTCGGCGCCGTCAGCACCGTCAGCACCGTCCGCGCCGTTGCACACGTAGGTGGTCGAGTCGACCTCGCCTGCGCCGAGCACGCCGTCGTCGGCGGTCTCGTCGCCGTCGCCGTTGTCCAGGCCGGTCTCGACCTTGTAGCCGCCGGCGATGCACTCGTCGCCTGCGGCCTCTTCGGTCACGTTGACCAGCGAGTTGGAGCCGTCGGCACCGTCTTGGCCGTCTGCGCCGTCTTGGCCGTCGGCACCCGCAGCGCCGTCTTCGCCATCTTCGCCGTCTGTGCCGTGGCACACGGTGGTGGTGTCGGTGACTTCGTCGTCGCCGATGGCGCCGTCGCCGTCGGTGTCCACACCCATCTCGATGAGGATGCCGCCGGCGGCGCATTCGTCGCCGGGCTCGACGGTCGATGTGCGCGAGGTGAGGGGAAGTCCGGCTTCGCCCTGGTCGCCGTCAGCCCCGCTACAGGCGGTGGCCGACAGGGCGCAGGAGACGACAAGAACGGCGATCGAGCTTAGCTTGAGATACTTCATTGATGCCTCGTGGTACGAACGTCGGGGCTCGGCGTCTCCGGCGATACAATTCGCCTCAGCATGTGTCGCATGTGGACACATCCTCGGTGTGGACCCCCAAGAGCCCGCTGTAGAGCGGACGTATTTATTGTTGGAACAGAACTGTGTGAGACGCGGTCGGAAGCCTATAGATTTGCTAAAACGGTTTCAATGGTGATTTATCGTTTTTATCGGGGCGTTTTTGTGCCGTTTTTGCAACATTGGAAAGCCCTCGACACCGGTCCAGCTCGACGGCCTCTTGCTGAATCCCTCTCCTCGGTCCTCTCTTTCCTCTCGTTTAAAGCTTACGGCGTTCCACGTCGACCTCGCCCGCGTCGACTTCCACCCACAGGTACTCGCCTGCGCGCTCGACGCTGGTCAGGTGCGTCTGCACGCCGTTGATGGTGCCCGAGTGGGCGTCATTGATGTGGCCGACGAACAACGCGTCGACGCCGGCGTCGGTGAGGATGGATAGCGTGCGTGCGCCCTCGATTTGGCTCTCGAAGCCCTGGTCGCGCGGGCCGACCGGATCGATGGGCGGAGTGTGGGTGAAGAGCAGGCGCGGGCGTTCGGTGCCCAATCGCTGCAGGGTGCTCTGCAGGCGCGTGGCGCCGTCTTGGCCGAGCGCGCCCTCGGCGGAGTAGAAGGCGAGCATATGGACGTCTTTGAGGCCGAACCGGTAGTCGAAGGGGCCGAAGGTCTCCAAAAAGGGCTGGCGCGAGCCCTCGACGATTTCGCCTTCGCCGGGGATGACCACGGCCGGATAGTCGGCACGGCGGAGCACGAGCTCGAGCTCGCGAAGCCCGTTGAGGCTGGCGTTTTCGGCGTTGTCGCCCAGGAGGACCACGAGGTCGGGGTCGTCGGCGGTCGCCCGATCGAGCGCGCGGCGAAGCTCGTCGAGGGAGGCGGTGCGCCCGAGCACGGCGAAGCGAAGCGGCGCCGGAGCGTCGTCTTGTTGGTCGGGGATTTCGGGCTGGTCGGGGACTTCGGGCTGGTCGGGCATGTCGGGTTGGCCAGACAGCTCCACGTTGTAGCTGACGCGCGTGCAGCTCGGTTGGCTGAGCTCGAGCTCGAACTCCGATCGCTGGGTCTCGGGTCGCTCGAGCGTCGGCGCCGCGCAGGCCGGGTCGGTCTCGGCGCTCTCACAGGTGATCGGCAGCCTCTCGGCGTTGGTCGGGCAGCCGAGCATCTCGCCCGAGTCGAGTGCGGTGATCTGGGCGACGCGGACGCGGGCATGGCGGTGGACGTTGGTCAGCGTCACCGACACCGAGTCGAACTCGCTCGGGCCGCTGCTCAGGCTGAAGGTGGGCAGCGGGGCGGAGGCGCGCGCTTCGACCGAGGTTTCGGTGTCGCCGGTGATCGTGCCCGGCGAGAGCCGAAACTCGAGGCCGCGCTGCAGCACGGTGTGCCCCAGATCGCGCTGCTCGGCGGTGCCGGCGAGTTGGGCGTCCGAGCAGCCGGTCAGCAGGCCGGCCGACGCGACGAGAAAGATGCCGACAAAGATGAATAACCCCAGCCAGATAGTACGTCTAAGCGACGGAAAGATTGCGCACTGAACGCTGTCGGTGCAGTGTGCTATAAAACCTAGTGCTCGCGTGTGCCGGTCGGGTCGGCGCACAAGGGCGCGTGGTGCTTCTTCTTTGTCGGGGCTATTTTTCATGCAACTGGGCGGTCTCACAGACGAGATCGACGTCAAAGTGCTGGGCAGCCACATCAAGATCCCGTTGATCTTTTTGGTGCCTGCGGCCTTCGTCGTCACACTGTACGCTGCAGTGTACCTGTATGCCAACTCCGGCTGGTTTCTCGAGACGCTCACCTCGACGTTGCACGCCCAGATGGGCGGCCATTACCGCGTCAAAGAGCTGGTGGTCGACCCGACGCTGACCAACGTGCGCCTGTACGACGTCGAGATGGAGACGCCCGACGAGCGTCCCGTCATCGCCGCCGACGAGATCTTCGCCTCCATCAACCCGCTCGTGTTGCTCTCCAGGCGCCTCGAGTTCGACGACATCGACGTGCGCGGCGCCGACGTGCGCTTGGAGTTCGACGAGGAGGGCAATTTCGGGCTGATGCAGGCGCTGGGCATCGATCTGGACGACCAGGAGGACGAGCCGCCCGAGCAAGAAGGGAGCGGGCTGGCCATCGATCTGGCCGACGTCGAGATCGTCGACTCGAGAATCGCCTTCGTCACGCCCGACTTTCGCTTCGAAATTCCGCAGATCGACCTGCCCAAAGGCTCCATCTCGGTGGAGCCCGAGCTGTTGTTGATGAACGTGCCCAGCCTCGACCTTCCGCGGATCGACTTCGTGTTCAGCCGCGAGATCTTCGGGTTCGATGAGGAGCAGGGCGACTGGACGTTCAGCGTCGAGGACGGCCGCATTCGCAACTGGCGGTGGGCCAACGACGGCTACAACGTCGACAAGGTCGCGTTTGTCATCGAGGGGATCGACGTGGAGGCCGAAGGGCAGATGGCGTTTCCCGGCGGGGAGGGGCCCGATGCGCCGGTGATGACCTACGACGCCACCGGACGCATGAGCGTGCCGTACACGAGCACCCTGGCGCAGTACTTTTTGGACGACAACGTCCACTTCGAGATGCCCGAGTTTCGCATCGCGGCCAAAGGCAGCCTCAACGAGATCGACGGCGCCGCGCAGTTGTACGCGAGCCACGTGGAGACCGCCGGGCTCAACTTCGAGGATGTGCGCGCCACGCTGGGTCTGGCCAATGCCTCCATCGATATCACCGAGGCGAGCGCGAAGGTCCACGGCGGCACGCTCGAAGTGTCGCAGGCCTACTTCAACATGTTCGCGGTGCGCTACGGCGGGGAGGGGCGCTTTCGGGGCGTCAACCCGCGCTCGCTGCTCAACGACTTCGAGGTCGACCTTCCGTTTCTGGACGGGCAGATGTCCGGGGCGTTCGCCGTGGAAGGGGGCGTGCCGCTCTTTCCCGAGGAGCCCAAGCCGCGCGACGCCTATGCGCTGCGCGATTTCGCCAGCACCAAGCTCGCCCACGTGACGGTCACCGAGGACTGGGTGCTGCAGCGAAATAACCGAGAGCTCGCCCCGGCCGACACGGCCGTGCTCGACAGGGGCGCGACGACCTGGGTCGACATGGACCGCGTGGTCATCCCGCGCGCCCGGCTTCGCCTCGACACCGACACCGTGCTCATCGACGATTTCCGGTTCGGCTACGAGGAGATGGTCTTCGAGCGCGGCCCCGACGGGCGGCCCATCGAGTTCTCGGCGTTTCTCGACGACGTGGGCGCGTGGACCTCGCACTACGGGCTCGAGGGCGTCCAGGGACCTGCCGTCGCCCGCGTGAGCGTCGCCGGCCCCTTGGCCTCGCCGACGCTGACGCTCGACGTGCGCAATCGCCGCGCGCCGATTCGCCTGCCCGGCGCGTCGGTCGCCGCCGACGACCTGAGACTGCGCGTAGGGCTCGACCGAGGCCGGCTCACCATCCACGACGCGAACGTGTCGACGGCGCTCGGCAACGCGTCCGCCAACGGCTGGATTGACCTGCTCTTGCCCACGCCGCCTGGTTCGAGCGCTTCGGACGACTCCGACGAGGCGTCGGTCTTCGCGCTTCGGCGCGTGCAGCCGGCGAACCTGTCGTTTTCGGCCGACTCGGTCGACCTGAGCGCCGTCGCCAAACTCGCCGGCCTGGGCGTGCCCGTGCAGGGCACCCTCGACGCCTCGGGCGAGCTCACCGGCAGCCTGCAGAACCCCGACGCCACGCTCGAAGCGGCCATCGAGCAGGGGCGAGTGCTCAACCAGCCCATCCCTCACGTTCGCCTCGAGGGGGGCATGCGCGACCAAAAGGTCGTCGTCGATCGCTTCGAGATCGACGCCGCCGGCGCGGGCATGTTCACCGCCAGCGGCCATTATGGCTTCGACGGCGCCTACGGGTTCGAGCTTGCGGGCAGGGGCATCAGCTTCTCGCAGGTGGGGCCGCTCCAGCTCTTACCGGCGGCGGCGCGTCCGCAGGGCCGCGCGCGCATCTCGCTGCACGGCGAAGGCACCGTCGACGAGCCCAACATCGGCGGCGACATGCAGCTGTTCGAGTTCCACGTGGGCGACCGCAGCTTTGGCGACGTGGCGATGGTGGTCAACACGGTCGACGACACGGTCTATCTGTCCGGAGCAGTGCTGCCCCTGGCCACGCTCAAGCTCGAGGTGCCGCTCGACGACAAGTCGCCGTTTTACGCGCGCATCGGCATGGAGCAGCTCGACCTGGCCGACGCGGTCGCCGAGCTGGGCGACAGCTCGGTGGTCGATGAGGCGAAGGCGACCGGCATGGTCGAGCTCTTCGTCGAAAAGGACTTCTCGCGCTACCAGGTGCTCACCTACCTGACCGAGTTCGAGGTACGCACGATGGGCCGCACCATCAAAAACCGCGGGCCCCTCGCCCTGGGACTAAACAACGGCGAGGTCTTCCAGATCCAGCAGGCGACCATCGGCACCGGCGACCGGTACGTGAGCCTCGAGGGGGCGATCGTGCTCGACCCGCTGCTGGTCGACCTCAAGGTCGACGGGCAAGTGAATCTGGCGATGCTCAATACGCTGCGCCGCGCGCTGCCGGAGGTCTTTCCGTCCGCGATCGTCGAGTCGCGCGGGGTGCTCGGCGTCGACGCGAGCTTTCGCGGCGCGCCCGACGCGCTCATCGCCGACGGCGAGCTCAGCTTCGACAACGCCGAGGTGGGGATTCGCGGGCTCTCCGACCCGATTCGGGTGGGCTCGGGCAAGGTCCAGCTCGCCGACAACCGCATCTTCGTCTCCGAGAAGACGCCGCTCAGCGGCAGCGCGTTGGGAGGCGTCTTCAACCTGACCGGCGAGCTGGCCCTCGAGGGGCGAAAGCCGGGCCGCCTCGAGCTGAGCGCGTGGAGTCACAACATGAACTTCCGCGTGCCCGAGACCGCCAACCTGACCTTCGACACCGACGTCAAGCTCCTGGCGCGCGACGTCTTCGACCCGTCGACCTGGCTGGTGAGCGGCAGCGTCGACGTGCTCGACGGCAACTTCTACCGCGATATCAGCCTGTTCGAGCAGGAGGTCACCGGCCGGGTCATCGGCGCATTCAACCGGCGCACCGAGCGCTACGAGGCGAGCATCTTCGACCAGATGCCCGAGCTCGAGGATATCCGCTTCGACCTGGCCGTGCGCGCCCGAGACGGCTTCGAGATTCGCAACCAGATCGATCGGCTGGGCCTCGATCTCGAGCTTCGTATCGACCTTCGCCTGCAGGACACGCTCGCCGAGCCCTACGTCACCGGCGACGTCGACGTCGCCGACGGGATGGTCAGCTTCCAGGGCGAGGAGTTCGAGGTGCGCTCGGGCACGGTGCGCTTTACCGGGGAGGCGTCGAACCCCTGGATCGACGTGGTCGCCGGCGCCGATATCCGCAACCGGTGTCGCGAGGACCAGTTCGCCGAGGAGTTCCAGACCGACATGACCCTGTCGGGCGATCTCGACGACGACGAGGAGCAGTACTACCACGTCATCCTCAACCTGCAGGGGCAGGCCGACAACCTCGACATCCAGTTCGAGAGCAACCCGTACGCCGACCAGCGCGACATTCTGAGCCTGCTGCTCACCGGCTGTACGGTCGACCAGTTGACCGCCTCGAGCGCGAGTGGGCCGACTTTGGAGATCGCGCTCGGCCCGCTGTTGGGGCGCATCGAGAAGGAGATTCAGGACGTGGTCAAGGTCAGCGA
It encodes:
- a CDS encoding translocation/assembly module TamB domain-containing protein, producing MQLGGLTDEIDVKVLGSHIKIPLIFLVPAAFVVTLYAAVYLYANSGWFLETLTSTLHAQMGGHYRVKELVVDPTLTNVRLYDVEMETPDERPVIAADEIFASINPLVLLSRRLEFDDIDVRGADVRLEFDEEGNFGLMQALGIDLDDQEDEPPEQEGSGLAIDLADVEIVDSRIAFVTPDFRFEIPQIDLPKGSISVEPELLLMNVPSLDLPRIDFVFSREIFGFDEEQGDWTFSVEDGRIRNWRWANDGYNVDKVAFVIEGIDVEAEGQMAFPGGEGPDAPVMTYDATGRMSVPYTSTLAQYFLDDNVHFEMPEFRIAAKGSLNEIDGAAQLYASHVETAGLNFEDVRATLGLANASIDITEASAKVHGGTLEVSQAYFNMFAVRYGGEGRFRGVNPRSLLNDFEVDLPFLDGQMSGAFAVEGGVPLFPEEPKPRDAYALRDFASTKLAHVTVTEDWVLQRNNRELAPADTAVLDRGATTWVDMDRVVIPRARLRLDTDTVLIDDFRFGYEEMVFERGPDGRPIEFSAFLDDVGAWTSHYGLEGVQGPAVARVSVAGPLASPTLTLDVRNRRAPIRLPGASVAADDLRLRVGLDRGRLTIHDANVSTALGNASANGWIDLLLPTPPGSSASDDSDEASVFALRRVQPANLSFSADSVDLSAVAKLAGLGVPVQGTLDASGELTGSLQNPDATLEAAIEQGRVLNQPIPHVRLEGGMRDQKVVVDRFEIDAAGAGMFTASGHYGFDGAYGFELAGRGISFSQVGPLQLLPAAARPQGRARISLHGEGTVDEPNIGGDMQLFEFHVGDRSFGDVAMVVNTVDDTVYLSGAVLPLATLKLEVPLDDKSPFYARIGMEQLDLADAVAELGDSSVVDEAKATGMVELFVEKDFSRYQVLTYLTEFEVRTMGRTIKNRGPLALGLNNGEVFQIQQATIGTGDRYVSLEGAIVLDPLLVDLKVDGQVNLAMLNTLRRALPEVFPSAIVESRGVLGVDASFRGAPDALIADGELSFDNAEVGIRGLSDPIRVGSGKVQLADNRIFVSEKTPLSGSALGGVFNLTGELALEGRKPGRLELSAWSHNMNFRVPETANLTFDTDVKLLARDVFDPSTWLVSGSVDVLDGNFYRDISLFEQEVTGRVIGAFNRRTERYEASIFDQMPELEDIRFDLAVRARDGFEIRNQIDRLGLDLELRIDLRLQDTLAEPYVTGDVDVADGMVSFQGEEFEVRSGTVRFTGEASNPWIDVVAGADIRNRCREDQFAEEFQTDMTLSGDLDDDEEQYYHVILNLQGQADNLDIQFESNPYADQRDILSLLLTGCTVDQLTASSASGPTLEIALGPLLGRIEKEIQDVVKVSEFTIMPGVERTQVRIGDRLTRRLSWNFQLDTGMAETAGGQRSQLEYKLSDRWSAELSGERYEAETNNFLLDLKLKYRLPLD
- a CDS encoding DUF7151 family protein, with the protein product MKYLKLSSIAVLVVSCALSATACSGADGDQGEAGLPLTSRTSTVEPGDECAAGGILIEMGVDTDGDGAIGDDEVTDTTTVCHGTDGEDGEDGAAGADGQDGADGQDGADGSNSLVNVTEEAAGDECIAGGYKVETGLDNGDGDETADDGVLGAGEVDSTTYVCNGADGADGADGADGQAGQDGANGADGFDALVSTSVEAAGANCANGGTKVDSGLDNGDGGGTARDGVLQADEIDQTEYVCNGVDGQDGQDGTNGQDGADGTNGQDGADALVQQSAAGATCPDGGVKIESGTDADGDGVLDTGEVSHTEYVCNGASGSSSTLVDANGTTLGDVLSVGPWGINIRTSGGYLVSLDWNGVPTNEQLSVTYSGSSCTGTPYIFSLPYDGTPEQLLADTAVYVPAKGSYVSPTGSGSVISASGPYASYYDPGSSTCTNASFSGYQWTATAVSTATVGLDPAAIQAPVSIQ
- a CDS encoding metallophosphoesterase family protein; translated protein: MKNSPDKEEAPRALVRRPDRHTRALGFIAHCTDSVQCAIFPSLRRTIWLGLFIFVGIFLVASAGLLTGCSDAQLAGTAEQRDLGHTVLQRGLEFRLSPGTITGDTETSVEARASAPLPTFSLSSGPSEFDSVSVTLTNVHRHARVRVAQITALDSGEMLGCPTNAERLPITCESAETDPACAAPTLERPETQRSEFELELSQPSCTRVSYNVELSGQPDMPDQPEVPDQPEIPDQQDDAPAPLRFAVLGRTASLDELRRALDRATADDPDLVVLLGDNAENASLNGLRELELVLRRADYPAVVIPGEGEIVEGSRQPFLETFGPFDYRFGLKDVHMLAFYSAEGALGQDGATRLQSTLQRLGTERPRLLFTHTPPIDPVGPRDQGFESQIEGARTLSILTDAGVDALFVGHINDAHSGTINGVQTHLTSVERAGEYLWVEVDAGEVDVERRKL